Within Solirubrobacterales bacterium, the genomic segment GGTCGAGAGCTGCGCGTCCACGGTCACGCGATCGAAAGACTGCGTCACGGCAGTGCCGAGCATCGCGTCGGCCTGCGCGGAGGTGATCCTGGCGTCGGTCTCGATGAAGGCGAGCAGCGTGGCGTGCGGCGCGTGGAGCGGGGCGATCATGCCTGCGCCCTTGGCCTGTCCGGAAAGGATCACGGCGCCGCCCGAGAGATCGAGCTTCAGCGTCGCCGCCTTGATCCAGAGGTCTGTCGTGCAGATGGCCTCGGCGAACGAGAGCGCGTTGTCTGCCTTCAGCTCGCGCGAGACAAGCTGCGCGCCCTTGGTCAGGTCGCGCGTATTCAGCTGCTGGCCGATCACCCCGGTCGAAGCGACTCCGACCTTGTTCTCGGGAGCTCCGCAGGCCATCGCGCCGGCGCCCTGCATGTAGAAGGCGTTGTCCCGGCCGAAAGGCCCGGTGGCGGCATTCGCGTTGCCGCTGTTCACGACGACCGCGCGCATCTGGTCGAGATCCACCCGCGTGCGGCAGACCTGGACCGGCGCAGCTGGTGCGCTGGAGATCGTGAAGCGAGCTGCTGAAGTTGTTTCCTCGGAGTCGCTGACGACGATCCCAAAGTCCACCTTGCCGCTCGGCTTGATGCCTGCGGCTACCCCGCCTGCGCGAAAGCCCTTCGGCAGGATGTTCGGATCGAGCGTCTCGATGCCGTCCGGTAGATCCACCCAGCGGCTGTCAAAGAGCGATGGGCACTCGAGCTTCTCAGGCGTAGACATCTCCGACCTCCTGGCCGGTCAGAAGTCCCGCACCCTCGCCGAGGCCGACCATCAAGTTGAGGTTCTGCACGGCAGCGCCGGCAGCCCCCTTCCAGAGATTGTCGATCGCGCTGTAGATGATCACGCGGCCGGTGTCCTGCTCTACGGCAGGGTGAATGGCGGCGAAGTTGCTGTCGCGCACGTCGCGCACGCCCGGGGCGTTCCTTACGACCTTGACGAACGGGTCAGCGGCGTAGAACTCGGTGAAGCGCGTGAAGAGCCGTTCCTGGGTGATCGGCTCTTCCGGCTGCAGGTAGACGGTCGCGAGGATCCCCTGGTCGAGCGGGATCAGGTGCGTGGCGAAACTGATGCGCTTGAGGCCACCGAGTTCCATCTCAAGCTCGGCCCGGTGACGGTGCCGCCCGACACTGTAGGGCGAGACGTTCTCGACGACGCTCACAAAGTGGGTCTTGTCGTTGGCGCCGCGACCTGCGCCAGAGACGCCGGCCTTGATGTCAACGATCACGTCGTCGGTCAGGTCAAAGACTGGATAGAGCGCCAGCAGCGCGGCAGTTGAGTTGCAGCCGGGATTGGCGACGAGGTCGGCATCCTTGATCCGCTCGCGATGCCGCTCGGTCAGTCCGTAGACGGCCTGATCAAGGAGCTGCGGCACTTCATGCGGTTGGTAGTACTCCTCGTAGAC encodes:
- the argJ gene encoding bifunctional glutamate N-acetyltransferase/amino-acid acetyltransferase ArgJ; this translates as MSTPEKLECPSLFDSRWVDLPDGIETLDPNILPKGFRAGGVAAGIKPSGKVDFGIVVSDSEETTSAARFTISSAPAAPVQVCRTRVDLDQMRAVVVNSGNANAATGPFGRDNAFYMQGAGAMACGAPENKVGVASTGVIGQQLNTRDLTKGAQLVSRELKADNALSFAEAICTTDLWIKAATLKLDLSGGAVILSGQAKGAGMIAPLHAPHATLLAFIETDARITSAQADAMLGTAVTQSFDRVTVDAQLSTNDSVFLMAGGQSGVGVAPGSDDEAKLVEALNALLKGLAISLVRDGEGAGRIGKITVTGGDPALCEKTARAIADSPLVKTALNGGDPNWGRIMQAAGMALSTGKPEGIDIVIEGVEVATFGIKNDFDMAALEEAVSVREVEYAVRIPGEGHEATLYFSDLGHAYVTLNAEYTT
- the argC gene encoding N-acetyl-gamma-glutamyl-phosphate reductase, which produces MAESTNKVAVLGATGYAGALAADILWRHPQLELTAVTGRSEVGERLSGIHPRYDVPLKIEEPDLDAVAARAGSALVAYPHKAAAPTVAALIERGLKVVDLSADFRLPQAVYEEYYQPHEVPQLLDQAVYGLTERHRERIKDADLVANPGCNSTAALLALYPVFDLTDDVIVDIKAGVSGAGRGANDKTHFVSVVENVSPYSVGRHRHRAELEMELGGLKRISFATHLIPLDQGILATVYLQPEEPITQERLFTRFTEFYAADPFVKVVRNAPGVRDVRDSNFAAIHPAVEQDTGRVIIYSAIDNLWKGAAGAAVQNLNLMVGLGEGAGLLTGQEVGDVYA